In Gadus morhua chromosome 2, gadMor3.0, whole genome shotgun sequence, the DNA window GTTGAGAAGGCCCCCGAGCCCCCCCGGGAGGACCCTCTGGCCCGCACCGGCTACCCGTTCGGGGGCATGGTCCGGGACCTGAAGCGCCGCTACCGCCATTACATCAGCGACTACACGGACGCCCTGAACCCCCAGGTCCTCGCCGCAGTCATCTTCATCTACTTCGCCGCCCTGTCCCCGGCCATCACCTTCGGAGGACTGCTGTGTGAGTGTCCTGTCGGGATCCCGGGTGATCGGTGTCTAATGAACGATGATTCATGATTAATGGCGATGGGttccattttcttttaaatggaACGAAATTGGACAAGCTAAAAAGCTGTGAAATACAAAGAAATATGTTATGGCCACTCGCCACTCTCGGCGTATTTGATCGTTATGTGTTTTCAACTTTCGGCCTTAAACAATTTGAAATTGTAAATTCTTTCTCCACAATGCCCAAACAATAttctttgttggtttattttagTCTGTTAGTTTGAACTTACCGTGAacttaccgtgtgtgtgtgtgtgtgtgtgtgtgtgtgtgtgtgtgtgtgtgtgtgtgtgtgtgtgtgtgtgtgtgtgtgtgtgtgtgtgtgtgtgtgtgtgtgttcccttgcGTTTTCCCATCACCAGCCGACAAAACTGAAAAGTGGATGGGGGTGTCAGAGCTGATGGTGTCCACCTGCATCCAGGGAATCATCTTCTGTCTCATCGCCGCCCAGCCAGTGCTGGTTGTGGGGTTCTCCGGACCACTGCTGGTGTTTGAAGAGGCCTTCTTTGCGGTACGCGTTAACCCAATCGCTCAACACAATGCATTCTGTTCTGTGTAGTCACAAGGACAAAcccaacataaaaaaataaaataaaaaaagcactAACTTAGTGCAATGAGAAGTTAGTTTGTTCATTCGCTAGTTAATTAGATTGCTAGTTTGTTCATTAGCTAGCATGTAAGTTGTTAATTAGCTGTTTGTTCATTAGCTAGCAAGTAAGTTGTGAGTTAGTGTGTTTGATATTTCGCTAGTTCATTTGCTAGCCagctagttagttagttagttgtgTTTTAAATACCAGTCAAGCATAGGAATGCCTTCACCAAATCTCTGGCCATTGGAAACCTTTGATAATTGGCACAACCTCTTGAGAAAAAGAGTGTCCATCTCTGTGGTGCTGAAACTCAGGAACATGCATCATCATCATATGTTCCCTCGTTTTTGTTCCACTCCAGTTCTGCAAGTCCCAGGGCATCGAATACATCGTGGGCCGCGTCTGGGTGGGCATGTGGCTGGTGATCATCGTGTTCATCATTGTGGCCGTGGAGGGCAGCTTCCTGGTGCGCTACATCTCCCGCTTCACCCAGGAGATCTTCTCCATCCTCATCTCCCTCATCTTCATCTACGAGACCTTCAGCAAACTCTTCAAGGTCTTGTCACCTCATCCTCCTTCATCCATACTACCAAAGCTTTAGCCAATTGCATCGGTTACCAAGCAGCCATGATAACACAGGTTTTTGACTCGTTGTGTGCTTCACAAATGCAGTCGCTCACAGTTTCTTCTTCTGGTCATGGCAGATCTTCAAAGCCCACCCTCTGATCCTGAACTACATCAAGCTgaacagcagcagtggaaacccCTTCCACCACATGGACTACGAACCCCCCGCTAACGTTGAACATACACCACCAGCCTACCCCAACACTGCTCTGCTGTCCATGTGCCTTATGTTCGGGTGCTTCTTCATCGCCTACTTCCTGCGTATTTTCAAGAACGGCCACTTCCTCCCAGGCCCGGTAAGTACAGCCTTCCGGCTTCTACCTACCTGATGGTGTAACATCAGGAATGGTGTAACATTCACTCTAAACGCATAGCAATACCTTCAACGTGAATATAATACGATTTCAACATCTGCTGCCTCTGTGTCATCAAGCACAATCAGAATGCTGTCTTGTTGTTttgctctttattttttttagatcCGTCGTTTGATTGGAGACTTTGGTGTCCCCATCGCTATTTTCTTCATGATCGCAGTTGACATCAACATCGATGATGCTTACACCCAGGTAAGCATCAGAAAAATACATCAGATAAGCAAAATGTCAGTTCATGTATCTTTGTGCAGACAGCAGGAATATTGTATAATTATGATTATAGTAATGACTTCAAGGTTCATCCATATTGTATACTCCTAGTGTGTATTTAAAAGTATGCCAAATAGTAAAATCGGTGTAAAGAACGTTGTCAACACAGtccaaaatgtatttgaagATAAACACCCCCTACCTATCAGTTCACTGACAGTTTGCTCAGAAATTCCACTATAAAAACAAATATGTCAGTAGGTACCATGTGGCCCTCATAGTAAGGTATCAAATTGAAGCCATAAGCCATAATACCACACGTTAACGTTAGCCCACCTGGGGATGGTCGATTGATCGAATTTTGATCGTGATTTCAATTTttgcgtcaaacgatcacaaaactaatatgaacaagttttagatttttttcttttcttcattaAACGTTTTATAGAAACGACTGCATACAACTgttcattattttagatttgaaaattttcttttgaccattttgtgttttaaggcaaaattctcatttacaatgtgttttttggggagagacatgctgaataaatacatcatgtcttcaaactcaaaaaaatatattttgaacaGTATATaatagtgatttcaatattgatcaaaataatcgtgatttttTTCCCATTATCGAGCAGCCCTAACTTTACCCCACGGTATCCTGCAGAAACTGGTTGTGCCGAAAGGTGTGCAGGTGACCAACCCCTTGGCCAGAGGCTGGTTCATCAACCCCTTGGGGATCAACAAGGACTTCCCCATCTGGATGATGGCCGCCTGCTGTGTCCCGGCTCTGCTGgtcttcatcctcatcttcctcgAGTCCCAGATCACTACGTGAGTGACAGGAACGTCCACCTGCTCACCGGCCAGCTTGTGTTGGGCTCGTCATTTTTGCTTTGCCAGTGGCTCCGTAAGAGTCTGGCTTACAGACAGCGTTGTCGTAGACCATCGTTGCatctgcacaaacaaacaaagcaaaacagCCTACAACTGCTCTGTGTAATGTCAGGATTCCTAATACATTCAATATTCAGTCCAATACAAAACAATGCACATGTTTATTTTTCTGAATTGGAACCCAATAGCCATGCAAAAAGCGTGCCCCTCCCATTTCATCACCTCACCTTTgaccgctctcgctctcgctctcgctctctctctcgctctctctctccgatccGCCCATAGCCTCATCGTGAGCAAGCCGGAGCGTAAGATGGTAAAGGGTTCTGGGTTCCACTTTGACCTGCTGATCCTTGTCACCATGGGGGGCATCTCCTCCCTCTTCGGGGTCCCCTGGCTCAGCGCGGCCACGGTGCGCTCGGTCACCCACGCCAACGCCCTCACCGTCATGTCCAAGGGCCCCAAGCCGGAGATCGAGAAGGTGCTGGAGCAGAGGGTCAGTGGGATCCTGGTGGCCATGTTGGTTGGTGAGTACCGCGACCCTCACTGCCCCGGCCTCCTCGGATTGTAGCAGAGGCAATAAGAGGTTTTGGTTGTGAAATGAGTATTTGCAGTTGTAATTGTGGCAACCTTAAAGTCATACTTCTACTGTCGGTGAGCCTTTATGTGTTCCGTGTATTCCCCCCCAGGCGTGTCTATTTACATGGAGCCTATTCTGAAGATGATTCCCATGACGGCCCTGTTTGGTATCTTCCTCTACATGGGTATTACCTCCCTCAGCGGCATTCAGATGTGGGACCGGATCCTCCTGTTGATGGTACCCAAGAAATACCATCCTGCAGATGCCTACGCCACCAAAGTACGTCCCGTcatgtacacacgcatacacacacaggcactcgcccgcacacacacatgcacactggtGAAGAACACCAGCTATAATACGTTTATTCACCAAGAGGGTGCAATGCATATCTTTGATCACATACTTTCAAATGAATATGCAAAAAAagcatcttttttttatatccatCTCAATCTGATCCAACTGTATTGTTGTTTATCTTACTTATTACATATTCTCTCGTATGGTGGTTTATGTATacagtttaaaaaaatacacactttGATAACTTCCTTATGAATTCTAAGCCTATTCCGCACAATACTTCTGTGGAGCAGCCTTCCCATCACTTCAAGACATTTACAACACCTGGGTTACAAAGAGGGCACACAACATCATCACCAAGGACACTACGCACCCCAAGCACACACTGTTCACACTGCCACCATCTGGCAGACGCTACAGGAGCATGAAAGCCAGAACAACCAGActtaaaaacagtttttatcCACAGGCCATCAGGCTGCTGAATGACTCTCTCAAACATTGATGACACCCTGTGTTTGCACTATATTCAATACTGTgaactgtatttattttcaactgtGAGCTTCATTTGCACTTTGTACTTATCTACTAATAATATTCAATATCCAATGTATATATTCAAAAACGTCTATATTTCAATGTCTTTCAGGGCCTTCTGCTGTATGCGAACATTGCTAAACAGCACCTTGTATttaactgtttttgtttaactAAATTCTGCTCTTTGAACAGATATTTTtagtagtttagtttatttatctactttattttaagtatatattatatatatatatatatatatattttgtgtgaagggaaTTTGCAActtaagaatttcattgcccagtgcaaactatgtttccattgtgtatatgacaataaacaatcTTGTATCTTGTATCTTGTATCTATTCTTCCCTTTGTCTGCAGGTAAAAACCCTGCGGATGCACATGTTCACGCTGATCCAGCTGGTATGTCTGGGGGTCCTGTGGGCGGTCAAGATGAGCCCCTTCTCCCTGGCGCTCCCCTTCGTCCTCATCATGACCATCCCACTGCGCATGTTAATGACCGGCCGACTGTTCTCAACCCTGGAGATGAAGTGTGTAAGTATCGCTCAGGGGGAAAACCACTCCGTACAGCTGATAATACTAATCATAATTGATTGGCGCTCTTTTTGacgctcaaagacgctttgcagtgaagtgggggggggacctcactcaccaccaccagtgtgtagcacccacttgggtgatgcacggcagccaatctgcgccagaacgctcaccccacaccagcttgaggtggagagtgagggaatgaatgattcagccaattatacaggaggatgattagggggccagattgaatgagcctggtcgggcagttttagccaggacaccggggaaacccctactctttgcgataagcgccctgggatcttttatgacctcactGAGACCCAATTAGTAGGGTAGCTCGTAGTAGAGCGCTTTGGTCAAGAAGGGAATTGATTTCCCTTGCTGAGATGCAAGGCACTAATAGAGGAGCGGGTAGAGGGGGCAGGTGACAGGTCGGCTGCAAATACCCGGGGATTGGACCCGGTGACTTTTGGGGGACAGGGGGGCGGGAGTCGGCCGCCCGACTAACGGTGGAAGCCTTAGGAGACGAGCCAGTGACGACCGAAATGGGGACACCCATGAAAATAATTCCCGGGAGCCCATCATGTTTTATTCAGTGTGTTATTTCCAGAATAACTCCTTTGGACTGAATCCAACTTTTGGATTCAGGTTTGAAGAATGTATTGCCATACCATAGATCTGCCAGTTAAAAGGAATTTAATTCGACTTTTATTAACACTAACATTAGAACTGAAAGAAAATGCATATTATCTCGAGCTTTAAGTAGTATGTGGCTTTTGCTTTTTGCCCCCACTGCCTCGTCCGAGTGCATTCAGCCCTGTTTGTCTTAAAGTGTCTACTGGGGTGTTTAGTTTGTaatgggatgtgtgtgtatgtcacagCTGGACGCTGACGATGGCAAGGTGACGTTTGAAGAGGAGCCTGGACTGGATGTGTACGACGAGTCACCGCTACCGTAATAGAGTACACCATCGCCAGGAACAACACCGTACCATTTGGACCAAATTCTTTATTCAAATTGTCATGTGCCTTGAAAACAATatacaggtttttttttttttgcaaaagagAAATGGGGACACTGCTTTGATTGTGGACTGCGCACAATTAAATGTGTCACAGTATCGTTAAGTTAATTCatgccttttttaaaaaaagagtaAAGGTTATGATTAACCAGCTATTTTATCATTTAAAAAGTTTCAAAAATCGAACTTTAATAATCAGTGATATTGTCATATCTTTATTATGTTAAGATTGGGCTGCGCAAATAGTGCTTTACAGAACAGATCTGATTTATTGCCTCACAATTGTCcctgtatatattttttcttagtGTTGAGTTTATAAGTAATAGTTTTACATATCAAATAGTTGGACTGAATGACTTGTTTTCCCTTATCccgtatgtttgtgtttaaataAGCTATGCATGTGATTACTGTTTTACCAATCAGTTGGCATATGGATGACATTTGTATACAGTGAGATTAAATATCTTACTTGACTGCTTGTGAGTTTGAATTTCTTGGCTTTATCAGAATGACGTATGTACTTGTTATTGTATTATTGGTGGCTCGAACAGCAGAGGGAGGAACCACTAGAGAGCCTCTTTTGATGCCGGGTTTggatcaaataaaaatgtagttTAGGTATGTGGTgctatatgtgtatgtgtccctGTACACAAGTTTGAATTCCActttaataaaatgttataaaccTGATTGACTTGACTTTATTACGTTGTTACAATATAGACCTACGACCTGTTGATGTGCATTGCACCCTCACGTAGTCCTATGTGATGTGGCTGCACCTCCGACTGGGTGGCTTCGCCTCCACTATCATTTAACATTGCTGAGCGCTCATTGGAAagtcatttgttttcaaagaattCGGCTGTGTGGATTGGTCGGCCCGGTAACGCCCACAAACAAGCCAAGGTGGAGTTGAGGGAGAAAATACATGCTGGGCAAAATGAAGCTACCAAACGGGAAGCCTTTGATTCACCAAAAGGCCGGAGTTATCCGAAACACCATCCAGTCATGAGACCCACCGTTCTGTTACCATTGCGCTGTTGATGTCCAAGTAGAAAGCtttcattaaaaagaaaattctgacgattaaaaaaaataaacgtttaTTTACATTGAAATCACATTAAAAAACATTGCGGATCATTCAATACATCGTCACAAAAAGTTGCTCCAGAAAGGCACACGGTGTTGAAACGGTGGCTGCGTAAAGTCTACCCCAAAGCCGATCCGAATACGTGCAGGGTAATAACGGATCGGCCGGCCGCACAGATCACTCCTCCAGCAATATGTGGGGAAAATAACAACCACCATCGTCGGCTTCGGCGTGAGGAAGAAGCAGCTGGAGAGAGATCGAAAATGTGGACGGGGCCACGCATGGCGAAATGGTTGGATCGAGAGAGCTGCGCGTTGAGTGGAGGGAGAAAGCAAGTGAGATGGAGGCGGGGGGAACTTCCATCTCTGCGGGGACTGGAGCGCCTGTGCCCTGGACCGACGGCGCAGTGCTGGCTAACGTTCAACCCACCCCTtcttccacaacgagactgacTCACGCCGAGACAGGTAAGCCGCTCAACCGCTTACATTTACAGCCCGACTGCGTGGTAAACAATCGCCTTTATGGTTTACCACCTTAAATAAAAAGGCGCGTTtgggattgtttttttttgttgttattgtttgctTTGACATGTTTTTAAAACCGCCTTCAAGGCGAGCCGTTCGCTAGCCTCCACCACGCCGACCACTGTAGGGTACAGACGAGGTCGCCATACCCGAATTCCTTGTCCTCTACAGCGGGTAAGAAATCCCGCTCAAGACCTAGATTTTGTCATAAAAATATAAGGTTTCTACTCGGTCATGGTATGGGCTCCTACGATTAACTTAAAGGATACGGGGGACATTATTTTAGAGAATAAACAGGGGTTTTCCGCGTGGAGACCTCCATGCGGTTGTCGTCGGAACAGCCATCCGCCTCGCTGGTTAGCCATCAGGGATATCGGTTTAATATCTCACCGtacggtctctccctctctcaccgtGCCAGAAAGACCCAGGAAGGTCGGCGAACCCGCCTTCTGGGGCACCTGGGCTCTTAGCTCGACGATATATTAGTTCGCAACGCGGTGGTCGGGCTTTAAAGCGCGTTTGTCGGTCGCTGTGCGTGCAGACCGCCATTGGAC includes these proteins:
- the slc4a1a gene encoding solute carrier family 4 member 1a (Diego blood group) isoform X1, with the protein product MESNLTYGEGTDMSYEDKDTAFPSPLRLGSFALEQRRWNGEDEEEEEESPMENIFSSPDSEAYLNLNTNATTRGDAQAYVELNELQGSSWQETGRWLGYEENVSPATGVWSSAHVSYLTFKSLIQLRKTMSTGAVILDLDASSLSTVAERAVDELLNKNEIRASDRESLLRSLLMRRSQVEIAPVAEAPPSGDIEMTTFSVPKKRDTSDNMEASIVLSGVVDVLQKPVVAFVRLSDSVVMEAVLEAPVPVRFVFILAGPSDSGLDYHESGRAMGALMADWVFSLEAYLARTDQELTNAIADFMDSSIVIPPTEIQDQGMLEPIITFQKKMLQERLRPADTRIAFGDRALGQFEKAPEPPREDPLARTGYPFGGMVRDLKRRYRHYISDYTDALNPQVLAAVIFIYFAALSPAITFGGLLSDKTEKWMGVSELMVSTCIQGIIFCLIAAQPVLVVGFSGPLLVFEEAFFAFCKSQGIEYIVGRVWVGMWLVIIVFIIVAVEGSFLVRYISRFTQEIFSILISLIFIYETFSKLFKIFKAHPLILNYIKLNSSSGNPFHHMDYEPPANVEHTPPAYPNTALLSMCLMFGCFFIAYFLRIFKNGHFLPGPIRRLIGDFGVPIAIFFMIAVDINIDDAYTQKLVVPKGVQVTNPLARGWFINPLGINKDFPIWMMAACCVPALLVFILIFLESQITTLIVSKPERKMVKGSGFHFDLLILVTMGGISSLFGVPWLSAATVRSVTHANALTVMSKGPKPEIEKVLEQRVSGILVAMLVGVSIYMEPILKMIPMTALFGIFLYMGITSLSGIQMWDRILLLMVPKKYHPADAYATKVKTLRMHMFTLIQLVCLGVLWAVKMSPFSLALPFVLIMTIPLRMLMTGRLFSTLEMKCLDADDGKVTFEEEPGLDVYDESPLP
- the slc4a1a gene encoding solute carrier family 4 member 1a (Diego blood group) isoform X2, which produces MESNLTYGEGTDMSYEDKDTAFPSPLRLGSFALEQRRWNGEDEEEEEESPMENIFSSPDSEAYLNLNTNATTRGDAQAYVELNELQGSSWQETGRWLGYEENVSPATGVWSSAHVSYLTFKSLIQLRKTMSTGAVILDLDASSLSTVAERAVDELLNKNEIRASDRESLLRSLLMRRSQVEIAPVAEAPPSGDIEMTTFSVPKKRDTSDNMEASIVLSGVVDVLQKPVVAFVRLSDSVVMEAVLEAPVPVRFVFILAGPSDSGLDYHESGRAMGALMADWVFSLEAYLARTDQELTNAIADFMDSSIVIPPTEIQDQGMLEPIITFQKKMLQERLRPADTRIAFGDRALVEKAPEPPREDPLARTGYPFGGMVRDLKRRYRHYISDYTDALNPQVLAAVIFIYFAALSPAITFGGLLSDKTEKWMGVSELMVSTCIQGIIFCLIAAQPVLVVGFSGPLLVFEEAFFAFCKSQGIEYIVGRVWVGMWLVIIVFIIVAVEGSFLVRYISRFTQEIFSILISLIFIYETFSKLFKIFKAHPLILNYIKLNSSSGNPFHHMDYEPPANVEHTPPAYPNTALLSMCLMFGCFFIAYFLRIFKNGHFLPGPIRRLIGDFGVPIAIFFMIAVDINIDDAYTQKLVVPKGVQVTNPLARGWFINPLGINKDFPIWMMAACCVPALLVFILIFLESQITTLIVSKPERKMVKGSGFHFDLLILVTMGGISSLFGVPWLSAATVRSVTHANALTVMSKGPKPEIEKVLEQRVSGILVAMLVGVSIYMEPILKMIPMTALFGIFLYMGITSLSGIQMWDRILLLMVPKKYHPADAYATKVKTLRMHMFTLIQLVCLGVLWAVKMSPFSLALPFVLIMTIPLRMLMTGRLFSTLEMKCLDADDGKVTFEEEPGLDVYDESPLP